In one window of Acanthochromis polyacanthus isolate Apoly-LR-REF ecotype Palm Island chromosome 8, KAUST_Apoly_ChrSc, whole genome shotgun sequence DNA:
- the LOC127535104 gene encoding uncharacterized protein LOC127535104 isoform X19, with product MFYWCSSCPSPCSTGVPPVLHHVLLVFLLSFTMFYWCSSCPLPCSTGVPPVLYHVLLVFLLSFTMFYWCSSCPSCSTGVPPVLHHVLQVFLLSFMFYRCSSCPSCSTGVPPVLHVLLVFLLSFMFYWCSSCPLPCSTGVPPVLHVLLVFLLSFTMFYWCSSCPSCSTGVPPVLYHVLLVFLLSFMFYWCSSCPSCSTGVPPVLHVLLVFLLSFTMFYWCSSCPSPCSTGVPPVLHVLQVFLLSFMFYWCSSCPSCSTGVPPVLHVLLVFLLSFTMFYWCSSCPSPCSTGVPPVLYHVLLVFLLSFTMFYWCSSCPSPCSPGVPPVLYHVLLVFLLSFTMFYWCSSCPLPCSTGVPPVLHHVLQVFLLSFMFYWCSSCPSCSTGVPPVLHVLLVFLLSFTMFYWCSSCPLPCSTGVPPVLHHVLLVFLLSFTMFSWCSSCPLPCSTGVPPVLHHVLLVFLLSFMFYWCSSCPSCSTGVPPVLHVLQVFLLSFMFYWCSSCPSCSTGVPPVLHVLLVFLLSFMFYWCSSCPSPCSTGVPPVLYHVLLVFPQFFMFYLDVFCNFHVLGLYLL from the exons atgttctactggtgttcctcctgtccttcaccatgttctactggtgttcctcctgtccttcaccatgttctactggtgttcctcctgtccttcaccatgttctactggtgttcctcctgtcctttaccatgttctactggtgttcctcctgtcctttaccatgttctactg gtgttcctcctgtcctttaccatgttctactggtgttcctcctgtccttcatgttctactggtgttcctcctgtccttcaccatgttctacag gtgttcctcctgtccttcatgttctacag gtgttcctcctgtccttcatgttctactggtgttcctcctgtccttcatgttctactggtgttcctcctgtccttcatgttctactggtgttcctcctgtcctttaccatgttctactggtgttcctcctgtccttcatgttctactggtgttcctcctgtccttcaccatgttctactg gtgttcctcctgtccttcatgttctacaggtgttcctcctgtcctttaccatgttctactggtgttcctcctgtccttcatgttctactggtgttcctcctgtccttcatgttctactggtgttcctcctgtccttcatgttctactggtgttcctcctgtccttcaccatgttctactggtgttcctcctgtccttcaccatgttctactggtgttcctcctgtccttcatgttctacag gtgttcctcctgtccttcatgttctactggtgttcctcctgtccttcatgttctactggtgttcctcctgtccttcatgttctactggtgttcctcctgtccttcaccatgttctactggtgttcctcctgtccttcaccatgttctacaggtgttcctcctgtcctttaccatgttctactggtgttcctcctgtccttcaccatgttctactggtgttcctcctgtccttcaccatgttctcctggtgttcctcctgtcctttaccatgttctactggtgttcctcctgtccttcaccatgttctactggtgttcctcctgtcctttaccatgttctactg gtgttcctcctgtccttcaccatgttctacaggtgttcctcctgtccttcatgttctactggtgttcctcctgtccttcatgttctactggtgttcctcctgtccttcatgttctactggtgttcctcctgtccttcaccatgttctactg gtgttcctcctgtcctttaccatgttctactggtgttcctcctgtccttcaccatgttctactggtgttcctcctgtccttcaccatgttctcctggtgttcctcctgtcctttaccatgttctactggtgttcctcctgtccttcaccatgttctactg gtgttcctcctgtccttcatgttctactggtgttcctcctgtccttcatgttctactggtgttcctcctgtccttcatgttctacaggtgttcctcctgtccttcatgttctactggtgttcctcctgtccttcatgttctactggtgttcctcctgtccttcatgttctactggtgttcctcctgtccttcatgttctactggtgttcctcctgtccttcaccatgttctacag gtgttcctcctgtcctttaccatgttctactggtgttccccCAGTTCTTCATGTTCTACTtggatgttttttgtaattttcatgtTCTGGGTCTTTATTTACTCTGA
- the LOC127535104 gene encoding uncharacterized protein LOC127535104 isoform X11 has product MFYWCSSCPSPCSTGVPPVLHHVLLVFLLSFTMFYWCSSCPLPCSTGVPPVLYHVLLVFLLSFTMFYWCSSCPSCSTGVPPVLHHVLQVFLLSFTMFYRCSSCPSPCSPGVPPVLHVLLVFLLSFMFYWCSSCPSCSTGVPPVLHVLLVFLLSFMFYWCSSCPLPCSTGVPPVLHVLLVFLLSFTMFYWCSSCPSCSTGVPPVLYHVLLVFLLSFMFYWCSSCPSCSTGVPPVLHVLLVFLLSFTMFYWCSSCPSPCSTGVPPVLHVLQVFLLSFMFYWCSSCPSCSTGVPPVLHVLLVFLLSFTMFYWCSSCPSPCSTGVPPVLYHVLLVFLLSFTMFYWCSSCPSPCSPGVPPVLYHVLLVFLLSFTMFYWCSSCPLPCSTGVPPVLHHVLQVFLLSFMFYWCSSCPSCSTGVPPVLHVLLVFLLSFTMFYWCSSCPLPCSTGVPPVLHHVLLVFLLSFTMFSWCSSCPLPCSTGVPPVLHHVLLVFLLSFMFYWCSSCPSCSTGVPPVLHVLQVFLLSFMFYWCSSCPSCSTGVPPVLHVLLVFLLSFMFYWCSSCPSPCSTGVPPVLYHVLLVFPQFFMFYLDVFCNFHVLGLYLL; this is encoded by the exons atgttctactggtgttcctcctgtccttcaccatgttctactggtgttcctcctgtccttcaccatgttctactggtgttcctcctgtccttcaccatgttctactggtgttcctcctgtcctttaccatgttctactggtgttcctcctgtcctttaccatgttctactg gtgttcctcctgtcctttaccatgttctactggtgttcctcctgtccttcatgttctactggtgttcctcctgtccttcaccatgttctacaggtgttcctcctgtccttcaccatgttctacag gtgttcctcctgtccttcaccatgttctcctggtgttcctcctgtccttcatgttctactggtgttcctcctgtccttcatgttctactg gtgttcctcctgtccttcatgttctactggtgttcctcctgtccttcatgttctactggtgttcctcctgtccttcatgttctactggtgttcctcctgtcctttaccatgttctactggtgttcctcctgtccttcatgttctactggtgttcctcctgtccttcaccatgttctactg gtgttcctcctgtccttcatgttctacaggtgttcctcctgtcctttaccatgttctactggtgttcctcctgtccttcatgttctactggtgttcctcctgtccttcatgttctactggtgttcctcctgtccttcatgttctactggtgttcctcctgtccttcaccatgttctactggtgttcctcctgtccttcaccatgttctactggtgttcctcctgtccttcatgttctacag gtgttcctcctgtccttcatgttctactggtgttcctcctgtccttcatgttctactggtgttcctcctgtccttcatgttctactggtgttcctcctgtccttcaccatgttctactggtgttcctcctgtccttcaccatgttctacaggtgttcctcctgtcctttaccatgttctactggtgttcctcctgtccttcaccatgttctactggtgttcctcctgtccttcaccatgttctcctggtgttcctcctgtcctttaccatgttctactggtgttcctcctgtccttcaccatgttctactggtgttcctcctgtcctttaccatgttctactg gtgttcctcctgtccttcaccatgttctacaggtgttcctcctgtccttcatgttctactggtgttcctcctgtccttcatgttctactggtgttcctcctgtccttcatgttctactggtgttcctcctgtccttcaccatgttctactg gtgttcctcctgtcctttaccatgttctactggtgttcctcctgtccttcaccatgttctactggtgttcctcctgtccttcaccatgttctcctggtgttcctcctgtcctttaccatgttctactggtgttcctcctgtccttcaccatgttctactg gtgttcctcctgtccttcatgttctactggtgttcctcctgtccttcatgttctactggtgttcctcctgtccttcatgttctacaggtgttcctcctgtccttcatgttctactggtgttcctcctgtccttcatgttctactggtgttcctcctgtccttcatgttctactggtgttcctcctgtccttcatgttctactggtgttcctcctgtccttcaccatgttctacag gtgttcctcctgtcctttaccatgttctactggtgttccccCAGTTCTTCATGTTCTACTtggatgttttttgtaattttcatgtTCTGGGTCTTTATTTACTCTGA
- the LOC127535104 gene encoding uncharacterized protein LOC127535104 isoform X5, which produces MFYWCSSCPSPCSTGVPPVLHHVLLVFLLSFTMFYWCSSCPLPCSTGVPPVLYHVLLVFLLSFTMFYRCSSCPSPCSTGVPPVLHHVLQVFLLSFTMFYRCSSCPSPCSTGVPPVLHHVLLVFLLSFMFYWCSSCPSCSTGVPPVLHVLLVFLLSFMFYWCSSCPLPCSTGVPPVLHVLLVFLLSFTMFYWCSSCPSCSTGVPPVLYHVLLVFLLSFMFYWCSSCPSCSTGVPPVLHVLLVFLLSFTMFYWCSSCPSPCSTGVPPVLHVLQVFLLSFMFYWCSSCPSCSTGVPPVLHVLLVFLLSFTMFYWCSSCPSPCSTGVPPVLYHVLLVFLLSFTMFYWCSSCPSPCSPGVPPVLYHVLLVFLLSFTMFYWCSSCPLPCSTGVPPVLHHVLQVFLLSFMFYWCSSCPSCSTGVPPVLHVLLVFLLSFTMFYWCSSCPLPCSTGVPPVLHHVLLVFLLSFTMFSWCSSCPLPCSTGVPPVLHHVLLVFLLSFMFYWCSSCPSCSTGVPPVLHVLQVFLLSFMFYWCSSCPSCSTGVPPVLHVLLVFLLSFMFYWCSSCPSPCSTGVPPVLYHVLLVFPQFFMFYLDVFCNFHVLGLYLL; this is translated from the exons atgttctactggtgttcctcctgtccttcaccatgttctactggtgttcctcctgtccttcaccatgttctactggtgttcctcctgtccttcaccatgttctactggtgttcctcctgtcctttaccatgttctactggtgttcctcctgtcctttaccatgttctactggtgttcctcctgtccttcaccatgttctacag gtgttcctcctgtccttcaccatgttctacaggtgttcctcctgtccttcaccatgttctacaggtgttcctcctgtccttcaccatgttctacaggtgttcctcctgtccttcaccatgttctacag gtgttcctcctgtccttcaccatgttctcctggtgttcctcctgtccttcatgttctactg gtgttcctcctgtccttcatgttctactggtgttcctcctgtccttcatgttctactggtgttcctcctgtccttcatgttctactggtgttcctcctgtcctttaccatgttctactggtgttcctcctgtccttcatgttctactggtgttcctcctgtccttcaccatgttctactg gtgttcctcctgtccttcatgttctacaggtgttcctcctgtcctttaccatgttctactggtgttcctcctgtccttcatgttctactggtgttcctcctgtccttcatgttctactggtgttcctcctgtccttcatgttctactggtgttcctcctgtccttcaccatgttctactggtgttcctcctgtccttcaccatgttctactggtgttcctcctgtccttcatgttctacag gtgttcctcctgtccttcatgttctactggtgttcctcctgtccttcatgttctactggtgttcctcctgtccttcatgttctactggtgttcctcctgtccttcaccatgttctactggtgttcctcctgtccttcaccatgttctacaggtgttcctcctgtcctttaccatgttctactggtgttcctcctgtccttcaccatgttctactggtgttcctcctgtccttcaccatgttctcctggtgttcctcctgtcctttaccatgttctactggtgttcctcctgtccttcaccatgttctactggtgttcctcctgtcctttaccatgttctactg gtgttcctcctgtccttcaccatgttctacaggtgttcctcctgtccttcatgttctactggtgttcctcctgtccttcatgttctactggtgttcctcctgtccttcatgttctactggtgttcctcctgtccttcaccatgttctactg gtgttcctcctgtcctttaccatgttctactggtgttcctcctgtccttcaccatgttctactggtgttcctcctgtccttcaccatgttctcctggtgttcctcctgtcctttaccatgttctactggtgttcctcctgtccttcaccatgttctactg gtgttcctcctgtccttcatgttctactggtgttcctcctgtccttcatgttctactggtgttcctcctgtccttcatgttctacaggtgttcctcctgtccttcatgttctactggtgttcctcctgtccttcatgttctactggtgttcctcctgtccttcatgttctactggtgttcctcctgtccttcatgttctactggtgttcctcctgtccttcaccatgttctacag gtgttcctcctgtcctttaccatgttctactggtgttccccCAGTTCTTCATGTTCTACTtggatgttttttgtaattttcatgtTCTGGGTCTTTATTTACTCTGA
- the LOC127535104 gene encoding uncharacterized protein LOC127535104 isoform X13 produces MFYWCSSCPSPCSTGVPPVLHHVLLVFLLSFTMFYWCSSCPLPCSTGVPPVLYHVLLVFLLSFTMFYRCSSCPSPCSTGVPPVLHHVLLVFLLSFMFYWCSSCPSCSTGVPPVLHVLLVFLLSFMFYWCSSCPLPCSTGVPPVLHVLLVFLLSFTMFYWCSSCPSCSTGVPPVLYHVLLVFLLSFMFYWCSSCPSCSTGVPPVLHVLLVFLLSFTMFYWCSSCPSPCSTGVPPVLHVLQVFLLSFMFYWCSSCPSCSTGVPPVLHVLLVFLLSFTMFYWCSSCPSPCSTGVPPVLYHVLLVFLLSFTMFYWCSSCPSPCSPGVPPVLYHVLLVFLLSFTMFYWCSSCPLPCSTGVPPVLHHVLQVFLLSFMFYWCSSCPSCSTGVPPVLHVLLVFLLSFTMFYWCSSCPLPCSTGVPPVLHHVLLVFLLSFTMFSWCSSCPLPCSTGVPPVLHHVLLVFLLSFMFYWCSSCPSCSTGVPPVLHVLQVFLLSFMFYWCSSCPSCSTGVPPVLHVLLVFLLSFMFYWCSSCPSPCSTGVPPVLYHVLLVFPQFFMFYLDVFCNFHVLGLYLL; encoded by the exons atgttctactggtgttcctcctgtccttcaccatgttctactggtgttcctcctgtccttcaccatgttctactggtgttcctcctgtccttcaccatgttctactggtgttcctcctgtcctttaccatgttctactggtgttcctcctgtcctttaccatgttctactggtgttcctcctgtccttcaccatgttctacag gtgttcctcctgtccttcaccatgttctacag gtgttcctcctgtccttcaccatgttctcctggtgttcctcctgtccttcatgttctactg gtgttcctcctgtccttcatgttctactggtgttcctcctgtccttcatgttctactggtgttcctcctgtccttcatgttctactggtgttcctcctgtcctttaccatgttctactggtgttcctcctgtccttcatgttctactggtgttcctcctgtccttcaccatgttctactg gtgttcctcctgtccttcatgttctacaggtgttcctcctgtcctttaccatgttctactggtgttcctcctgtccttcatgttctactggtgttcctcctgtccttcatgttctactggtgttcctcctgtccttcatgttctactggtgttcctcctgtccttcaccatgttctactggtgttcctcctgtccttcaccatgttctactggtgttcctcctgtccttcatgttctacag gtgttcctcctgtccttcatgttctactggtgttcctcctgtccttcatgttctactggtgttcctcctgtccttcatgttctactggtgttcctcctgtccttcaccatgttctactggtgttcctcctgtccttcaccatgttctacaggtgttcctcctgtcctttaccatgttctactggtgttcctcctgtccttcaccatgttctactggtgttcctcctgtccttcaccatgttctcctggtgttcctcctgtcctttaccatgttctactggtgttcctcctgtccttcaccatgttctactggtgttcctcctgtcctttaccatgttctactg gtgttcctcctgtccttcaccatgttctacaggtgttcctcctgtccttcatgttctactggtgttcctcctgtccttcatgttctactggtgttcctcctgtccttcatgttctactggtgttcctcctgtccttcaccatgttctactg gtgttcctcctgtcctttaccatgttctactggtgttcctcctgtccttcaccatgttctactggtgttcctcctgtccttcaccatgttctcctggtgttcctcctgtcctttaccatgttctactggtgttcctcctgtccttcaccatgttctactg gtgttcctcctgtccttcatgttctactggtgttcctcctgtccttcatgttctactggtgttcctcctgtccttcatgttctacaggtgttcctcctgtccttcatgttctactggtgttcctcctgtccttcatgttctactggtgttcctcctgtccttcatgttctactggtgttcctcctgtccttcatgttctactggtgttcctcctgtccttcaccatgttctacag gtgttcctcctgtcctttaccatgttctactggtgttccccCAGTTCTTCATGTTCTACTtggatgttttttgtaattttcatgtTCTGGGTCTTTATTTACTCTGA
- the LOC127535104 gene encoding uncharacterized protein LOC127535104 isoform X17, translating into MFYWCSSCPSPCSTGVPPVLHHVLLVFLLSFTMFYWCSSCPLPCSTGVPPVLYHVLLVFLLSFTMFYRCSSCPSPCSPGVPPVLHVLLVFLLSFMFYWCSSCPSCSTGVPPVLHVLLVFLLSFMFYWCSSCPLPCSTGVPPVLHVLLVFLLSFTMFYWCSSCPSCSTGVPPVLYHVLLVFLLSFMFYWCSSCPSCSTGVPPVLHVLLVFLLSFTMFYWCSSCPSPCSTGVPPVLHVLQVFLLSFMFYWCSSCPSCSTGVPPVLHVLLVFLLSFTMFYWCSSCPSPCSTGVPPVLYHVLLVFLLSFTMFYWCSSCPSPCSPGVPPVLYHVLLVFLLSFTMFYWCSSCPLPCSTGVPPVLHHVLQVFLLSFMFYWCSSCPSCSTGVPPVLHVLLVFLLSFTMFYWCSSCPLPCSTGVPPVLHHVLLVFLLSFTMFSWCSSCPLPCSTGVPPVLHHVLLVFLLSFMFYWCSSCPSCSTGVPPVLHVLQVFLLSFMFYWCSSCPSCSTGVPPVLHVLLVFLLSFMFYWCSSCPSPCSTGVPPVLYHVLLVFPQFFMFYLDVFCNFHVLGLYLL; encoded by the exons atgttctactggtgttcctcctgtccttcaccatgttctactggtgttcctcctgtccttcaccatgttctactggtgttcctcctgtccttcaccatgttctactggtgttcctcctgtcctttaccatgttctactggtgttcctcctgtcctttaccatgttctactggtgttcctcctgtccttcaccatgttctacag gtgttcctcctgtccttcaccatgttctcctggtgttcctcctgtccttcatgttctactggtgttcctcctgtccttcatgttctactg gtgttcctcctgtccttcatgttctactggtgttcctcctgtccttcatgttctactggtgttcctcctgtccttcatgttctactggtgttcctcctgtcctttaccatgttctactggtgttcctcctgtccttcatgttctactggtgttcctcctgtccttcaccatgttctactg gtgttcctcctgtccttcatgttctacaggtgttcctcctgtcctttaccatgttctactggtgttcctcctgtccttcatgttctactggtgttcctcctgtccttcatgttctactggtgttcctcctgtccttcatgttctactggtgttcctcctgtccttcaccatgttctactggtgttcctcctgtccttcaccatgttctactggtgttcctcctgtccttcatgttctacag gtgttcctcctgtccttcatgttctactggtgttcctcctgtccttcatgttctactggtgttcctcctgtccttcatgttctactggtgttcctcctgtccttcaccatgttctactggtgttcctcctgtccttcaccatgttctacaggtgttcctcctgtcctttaccatgttctactggtgttcctcctgtccttcaccatgttctactggtgttcctcctgtccttcaccatgttctcctggtgttcctcctgtcctttaccatgttctactggtgttcctcctgtccttcaccatgttctactggtgttcctcctgtcctttaccatgttctactg gtgttcctcctgtccttcaccatgttctacaggtgttcctcctgtccttcatgttctactggtgttcctcctgtccttcatgttctactggtgttcctcctgtccttcatgttctactggtgttcctcctgtccttcaccatgttctactg gtgttcctcctgtcctttaccatgttctactggtgttcctcctgtccttcaccatgttctactggtgttcctcctgtccttcaccatgttctcctggtgttcctcctgtcctttaccatgttctactggtgttcctcctgtccttcaccatgttctactg gtgttcctcctgtccttcatgttctactggtgttcctcctgtccttcatgttctactggtgttcctcctgtccttcatgttctacaggtgttcctcctgtccttcatgttctactggtgttcctcctgtccttcatgttctactggtgttcctcctgtccttcatgttctactggtgttcctcctgtccttcatgttctactggtgttcctcctgtccttcaccatgttctacag gtgttcctcctgtcctttaccatgttctactggtgttccccCAGTTCTTCATGTTCTACTtggatgttttttgtaattttcatgtTCTGGGTCTTTATTTACTCTGA
- the LOC127535104 gene encoding uncharacterized protein LOC127535104 isoform X7: MFYWCSSCPSPCSTGVPPVLHHVLLVFLLSFTMFYWCSSCPLPCSTGVPPVLYHVLLVFLLSFTMFYRCSSCPSPCSTGVPPVLHHVLQVFLLSFTMFYRCSSCPSPCSPGVPPVLHVLLVFLLSFMFYWCSSCPSCSTGVPPVLHVLLVFLLSFMFYWCSSCPLPCSTGVPPVLHVLLVFLLSFTMFYWCSSCPSCSTGVPPVLYHVLLVFLLSFMFYWCSSCPSCSTGVPPVLHVLLVFLLSFTMFYWCSSCPSPCSTGVPPVLHVLQVFLLSFMFYWCSSCPSCSTGVPPVLHVLLVFLLSFTMFYWCSSCPSPCSTGVPPVLYHVLLVFLLSFTMFYWCSSCPSPCSPGVPPVLYHVLLVFLLSFTMFYWCSSCPLPCSTGVPPVLHHVLQVFLLSFMFYWCSSCPSCSTGVPPVLHVLLVFLLSFTMFYWCSSCPLPCSTGVPPVLHHVLLVFLLSFTMFSWCSSCPLPCSTGVPPVLHHVLLVFLLSFMFYWCSSCPSCSTGVPPVLHVLQVFLLSFMFYWCSSCPSCSTGVPPVLHVLLVFLLSFMFYWCSSCPSPCSTGVPPVLYHVLLVFPQFFMFYLDVFCNFHVLGLYLL, encoded by the exons atgttctactggtgttcctcctgtccttcaccatgttctactggtgttcctcctgtccttcaccatgttctactggtgttcctcctgtccttcaccatgttctactggtgttcctcctgtcctttaccatgttctactggtgttcctcctgtcctttaccatgttctactggtgttcctcctgtccttcaccatgttctacag gtgttcctcctgtccttcaccatgttctacaggtgttcctcctgtccttcaccatgttctacaggtgttcctcctgtccttcaccatgttctacag gtgttcctcctgtccttcaccatgttctcctggtgttcctcctgtccttcatgttctactggtgttcctcctgtccttcatgttctactg gtgttcctcctgtccttcatgttctactggtgttcctcctgtccttcatgttctactggtgttcctcctgtccttcatgttctactggtgttcctcctgtcctttaccatgttctactggtgttcctcctgtccttcatgttctactggtgttcctcctgtccttcaccatgttctactg gtgttcctcctgtccttcatgttctacaggtgttcctcctgtcctttaccatgttctactggtgttcctcctgtccttcatgttctactggtgttcctcctgtccttcatgttctactggtgttcctcctgtccttcatgttctactggtgttcctcctgtccttcaccatgttctactggtgttcctcctgtccttcaccatgttctactggtgttcctcctgtccttcatgttctacag gtgttcctcctgtccttcatgttctactggtgttcctcctgtccttcatgttctactggtgttcctcctgtccttcatgttctactggtgttcctcctgtccttcaccatgttctactggtgttcctcctgtccttcaccatgttctacaggtgttcctcctgtcctttaccatgttctactggtgttcctcctgtccttcaccatgttctactggtgttcctcctgtccttcaccatgttctcctggtgttcctcctgtcctttaccatgttctactggtgttcctcctgtccttcaccatgttctactggtgttcctcctgtcctttaccatgttctactg gtgttcctcctgtccttcaccatgttctacaggtgttcctcctgtccttcatgttctactggtgttcctcctgtccttcatgttctactggtgttcctcctgtccttcatgttctactggtgttcctcctgtccttcaccatgttctactg gtgttcctcctgtcctttaccatgttctactggtgttcctcctgtccttcaccatgttctactggtgttcctcctgtccttcaccatgttctcctggtgttcctcctgtcctttaccatgttctactggtgttcctcctgtccttcaccatgttctactg gtgttcctcctgtccttcatgttctactggtgttcctcctgtccttcatgttctactggtgttcctcctgtccttcatgttctacaggtgttcctcctgtccttcatgttctactggtgttcctcctgtccttcatgttctactggtgttcctcctgtccttcatgttctactggtgttcctcctgtccttcatgttctactggtgttcctcctgtccttcaccatgttctacag gtgttcctcctgtcctttaccatgttctactggtgttccccCAGTTCTTCATGTTCTACTtggatgttttttgtaattttcatgtTCTGGGTCTTTATTTACTCTGA